A region of Halalkaliarchaeum desulfuricum DNA encodes the following proteins:
- a CDS encoding transcription initiation factor IIB, whose amino-acid sequence MSENVRRDTDDRVRRRETEEERDDEQVTCPECGGQLETDTEHGETVCADCGLVVETDEIDRGPEWRAFDSKEKDEKSRVGAPTTKMMHDKGLSTNIGWQDKDAYGKALSSRQREKMQRLRTWNERFRTRDSKERNLKQALGEIDRMASALGLPENVRETASVIYRRALDEDLLPGRSIEGVATAALYAAARQAGTPRSLDEIAAVSRVEKDEIARTYRYVVRELKLEIQPADPESYVPRFASDLGLSEEAERRARQLLKTAKDQGVHSGKSPVGLAAAAVYAAALLTNEKVTQNDVSEVANISEVTIRNRYHELLEAEEEVQLP is encoded by the coding sequence ATGAGTGAGAACGTCCGACGGGACACGGACGACCGCGTCCGCCGTCGCGAGACCGAGGAGGAACGAGACGACGAACAGGTGACCTGCCCGGAGTGTGGCGGCCAGCTCGAGACGGACACCGAACACGGTGAAACCGTATGTGCAGACTGTGGACTGGTCGTCGAGACCGACGAGATCGACCGCGGCCCCGAGTGGCGCGCCTTCGACTCGAAGGAGAAAGACGAGAAGAGCCGCGTCGGCGCGCCGACCACGAAGATGATGCACGACAAGGGGCTGTCGACGAACATCGGCTGGCAGGACAAGGACGCCTACGGCAAGGCCCTCTCGAGTCGCCAGCGGGAGAAGATGCAGCGGCTCCGGACGTGGAACGAGCGGTTCCGCACTCGCGACTCGAAGGAGCGCAACCTCAAGCAGGCGCTCGGCGAGATCGACCGCATGGCCTCGGCGCTGGGGCTGCCCGAGAACGTCCGCGAGACCGCCTCGGTCATCTACCGCCGTGCGCTCGATGAAGACCTCCTGCCCGGCCGCTCGATCGAGGGCGTCGCCACCGCCGCGCTGTATGCGGCCGCACGCCAGGCCGGTACCCCTCGCAGCCTCGACGAAATCGCGGCCGTCTCGCGGGTCGAGAAAGACGAGATCGCCCGGACGTACCGCTACGTCGTCCGGGAACTGAAACTGGAGATCCAGCCCGCCGATCCCGAAAGCTACGTCCCCCGGTTCGCGAGCGATCTGGGCCTCTCGGAGGAGGCCGAACGCCGCGCGCGACAGCTGCTCAAGACCGCAAAAGATCAGGGCGTCCACTCCGGGAAGTCGCCCGTCGGGCTCGCAGCTGCCGCCGTGTACGCCGCGGCGCTTCTCACAAACGAGAAGGTGACCCAAAACGACGTGAGCGAGGTCGCGAACATCTCCGAGGTGACGATCCGGAACCGCTATCACGAGCTGCTCGAGGCCGAAGAGGAAGTCCAGCTCCCGTGA
- the gatA gene encoding Asp-tRNA(Asn)/Glu-tRNA(Gln) amidotransferase subunit GatA — translation MSTDLNLYITEETVDRGAEGPLAGETIAIKDNISTEGVRTTCGSEMLADYVPPYDATVVERALAAGATMVGKANMDEFGMGTTTETSAFGPTRNPADTDRVPGGSSGGSAAAVAAGAADLALGSDTGGSVRCPAAFCGVVGIKPTYGLVSRYGLVAYANSLEQIGPIASTVEDTAALLDAIAGPDERDATTRYDEIDEFDRHPAEATDYAAAADGDVDGMTIGIPTELFDGADERVVETVDHAIGSLESRGAETVEVSLPSVDHAVQAYYVIAMSEASSNLARFDGVRYGHSAGHDGNWNETFAETREAFGAEVKRRILLGTYALSEGYHDKYYKKAQDARAWVKQDFDAAFEEVDVLASPTMPVLPFELGESLEDPLQMYLADANTTPVNLANLPAISVPAGTADGLPVGLQFVGPRFGEETIIRAASAVEDAV, via the coding sequence ATGAGCACAGACCTCAACCTCTACATCACCGAGGAGACGGTCGACCGCGGGGCGGAGGGACCGCTCGCCGGGGAGACCATCGCGATCAAGGACAACATCTCCACAGAGGGCGTTCGAACCACCTGCGGCTCGGAGATGCTCGCAGACTACGTGCCACCGTACGACGCCACCGTCGTGGAGCGTGCCCTGGCGGCCGGGGCGACGATGGTCGGAAAGGCGAACATGGACGAGTTCGGGATGGGGACGACGACCGAGACGTCGGCGTTCGGCCCGACGCGAAACCCTGCCGACACCGATCGCGTTCCGGGCGGCTCCTCGGGCGGGTCGGCGGCGGCGGTCGCGGCGGGGGCTGCCGACCTCGCGCTCGGTTCCGACACCGGCGGATCGGTCCGGTGTCCGGCCGCGTTCTGTGGCGTCGTCGGCATCAAGCCCACCTACGGACTCGTCTCCAGGTACGGACTGGTAGCGTACGCCAACTCCCTGGAGCAGATCGGGCCGATCGCGTCCACTGTCGAGGACACCGCCGCGCTGCTGGACGCGATCGCCGGTCCCGACGAACGCGACGCGACGACCCGGTACGACGAAATCGACGAGTTCGACCGTCATCCAGCCGAAGCAACTGACTACGCGGCCGCCGCGGACGGCGACGTCGACGGGATGACGATCGGGATCCCGACGGAGCTTTTCGACGGCGCAGACGAACGCGTCGTCGAAACCGTCGATCACGCGATCGGATCCCTCGAGTCGAGGGGCGCAGAAACCGTCGAGGTGTCCCTTCCCTCGGTGGATCACGCGGTACAGGCGTATTACGTTATCGCGATGTCGGAGGCGTCCTCGAACCTTGCGCGGTTCGACGGCGTCAGGTACGGCCATTCGGCGGGTCACGACGGCAACTGGAACGAGACGTTCGCCGAGACGCGGGAGGCGTTCGGCGCGGAGGTCAAACGCCGGATCCTTCTGGGGACGTACGCCCTCTCGGAGGGGTATCACGACAAGTACTACAAGAAGGCCCAGGACGCTCGCGCGTGGGTGAAACAGGACTTCGACGCCGCCTTCGAGGAGGTGGACGTGCTGGCGTCGCCGACGATGCCGGTGTTGCCGTTCGAACTCGGCGAGAGCCTCGAGGATCCCTTACAGATGTATCTCGCCGACGCGAACACGACGCCAGTCAATCTCGCGAACCTGCCCGCCATCTCCGTCCCTGCGGGGACTGCCGACGGCCTTCCGGTCGGGCTCCAGTTCGTCGGTCCACGGTTCGGCGAGGAGACGATCATCCGGGCGGCAAGCGCCGTGGAAGACGCCGTCTGA
- a CDS encoding NUDIX hydrolase, with the protein METTRHFVATVYVVNGGATALHRHPKLGLWLPPGGHIDRDELPHEAALREAREETGLDPTLVTTGPIYESETARTIPTPQHLLLEDINVHPDGTVGHQHVDHVYFARVESREISPNDEDEVAADGWEWYDRSALREADLDEDVAQLGIDAIETVSRVDAEQR; encoded by the coding sequence ATGGAGACGACCCGCCACTTCGTGGCGACGGTGTACGTCGTCAACGGCGGCGCAACCGCGTTGCACCGGCATCCGAAGCTCGGACTGTGGCTCCCGCCGGGCGGCCACATCGATCGCGACGAACTCCCTCACGAGGCGGCGCTGCGTGAAGCCCGCGAGGAGACCGGCCTCGATCCAACGCTTGTAACCACCGGCCCGATCTACGAGTCCGAGACTGCCCGGACGATTCCGACGCCACAGCACCTCCTGCTCGAGGACATCAACGTCCATCCGGACGGCACCGTCGGCCATCAACACGTGGACCACGTGTACTTCGCCCGGGTCGAGAGCCGAGAGATCAGCCCGAACGACGAAGACGAGGTTGCGGCCGACGGCTGGGAGTGGTACGACAGGTCTGCGCTTCGGGAGGCCGATCTCGACGAGGACGTCGCCCAACTCGGGATCGACGCGATCGAGACTGTTTCCCGCGTCGACGCCGAGCAGCGGTAG
- the rad50 gene encoding DNA double-strand break repair ATPase Rad50 produces MRFERLELTNFKPYADAEVRLRDGVTVIHGLNGSGKSSLLEACFFALYGAKALDGTLEEVVTNGQEETEIELAFHHDGNDYRIYRRIRASGDRVSTVDCTLDGPDVTVDGARDVRRFVTELLRMDAEAFLNCAYVRQGEVNKLINASPSQRQDMIDDLLQLGKLETYRERAGDARLGVEDLLNSKRTLLEDKTDRIERKENADLHGRLNELESRLGEVDDEIERVESQIDEAEETKANAERVLEEYEEKTAEIEALDGEIEEIEETIREAETERETLRERITETRERIDDLESELETARDDAELEAATDEAIAARRDVLDDREADLEEQLSDLRVTQEGFRNQATNLAEKATTLENRAEETESDAAEAESDAATADRTAQEHEEKLESIDGEIDTVRDQFDEADVEPGTADGLREEIQSELSTARERVAELETELSNARERVAEVEELLAAGKCPECGQPVEGSPHVDSIDEDRERVAELETELSDARDAVSRLEERLADAEELREAEQRLAELENAKELREERLTNARETAEERRERAETLREKADELREQAAEAAEVAETKREEAAETRERIEHLEGKLETIESERETLSSIESTLEEIDELEERIDRHRERRSTLEELNDERRERLREKREARDELRESFDDDRVEAARENKRTAEAYLEEAKPELEGLEETRDELQNSIGGVKKELSELERLREERDQLAERVDALESVHEEAESLEQLYGDLRAELRQRNVETLEGMLNETFELVYGNDAYSHIELDGEYELTVYQKDGEPLEPAQLSGGERALFNLALRVAIYRLLSAGIEGAAPTPPLILDEPTVFLDAGHVSRLVTLVEEMREFGVRQIVIVSHDEELVAAADDLLTVEKDATTNRSSVRREEMPAIPSLAGDD; encoded by the coding sequence ATGAGGTTCGAGCGCCTCGAACTAACGAACTTCAAGCCGTATGCCGACGCGGAGGTACGACTCCGGGACGGCGTCACTGTGATTCACGGGCTCAACGGCAGCGGGAAATCGTCGCTCCTGGAGGCGTGTTTCTTCGCGCTGTACGGCGCGAAGGCGCTCGACGGCACCCTCGAGGAGGTGGTCACCAACGGGCAAGAGGAGACCGAAATCGAACTGGCGTTTCACCACGACGGTAATGACTACCGGATCTACCGCCGGATCCGCGCGAGCGGCGACCGGGTGAGCACCGTCGATTGCACCCTCGACGGACCGGACGTCACCGTCGACGGGGCGCGCGACGTCCGGCGGTTCGTCACCGAACTGCTCCGGATGGACGCGGAGGCGTTTCTCAACTGCGCGTACGTCCGACAGGGGGAGGTGAACAAGCTGATCAACGCGAGCCCGAGTCAGCGACAGGACATGATCGACGACCTGCTGCAGCTCGGGAAACTCGAAACCTACCGCGAGCGGGCCGGCGATGCGCGGCTCGGGGTCGAGGACCTGCTCAATTCCAAACGGACGTTACTGGAGGACAAAACCGACCGAATCGAACGGAAGGAAAACGCCGACCTCCACGGCCGGCTCAACGAACTCGAATCGCGGCTCGGCGAGGTCGACGACGAGATCGAACGGGTCGAATCGCAGATCGACGAGGCCGAAGAGACGAAAGCCAACGCAGAGCGCGTACTCGAAGAGTACGAAGAGAAAACGGCCGAGATCGAGGCGTTAGACGGCGAAATCGAGGAAATAGAGGAAACGATACGGGAGGCCGAAACCGAGCGAGAAACGCTCCGAGAACGGATCACCGAGACCAGAGAACGCATCGACGACCTCGAAAGCGAACTCGAGACGGCCCGGGACGACGCAGAGCTCGAGGCTGCGACCGACGAGGCGATCGCCGCCCGTCGGGACGTACTCGACGACAGGGAGGCCGACCTCGAAGAGCAACTGAGCGATCTTCGGGTAACCCAGGAGGGGTTCCGGAACCAGGCAACGAACCTCGCCGAGAAGGCGACGACGCTCGAAAACCGGGCCGAGGAGACCGAATCGGACGCAGCGGAGGCAGAATCCGACGCGGCGACGGCCGACCGGACGGCACAGGAACACGAGGAAAAGCTGGAGTCGATCGACGGCGAGATCGACACTGTCCGGGATCAGTTCGACGAGGCGGACGTCGAACCCGGTACCGCCGACGGCCTGCGCGAGGAGATCCAGTCGGAACTGTCGACCGCCCGCGAACGCGTCGCCGAACTCGAGACCGAACTGTCGAACGCTCGCGAGCGCGTCGCGGAGGTCGAAGAGTTGCTCGCGGCCGGCAAGTGCCCGGAGTGTGGACAGCCGGTCGAAGGCTCCCCGCACGTGGATTCGATCGACGAGGACCGCGAACGCGTCGCCGAACTCGAGACCGAACTGTCCGACGCACGCGATGCGGTGAGCCGTCTCGAAGAGCGACTGGCGGACGCTGAAGAACTCCGCGAGGCCGAACAGCGTCTCGCGGAGCTGGAAAACGCCAAAGAGCTCCGCGAGGAGCGGCTCACGAACGCCCGGGAGACGGCCGAAGAGCGACGAGAGCGGGCCGAAACGCTTCGTGAGAAGGCCGATGAGCTGCGGGAACAGGCCGCCGAGGCCGCGGAGGTCGCCGAGACGAAACGGGAGGAGGCAGCCGAGACCCGAGAGCGCATCGAGCACCTCGAAGGAAAACTTGAAACGATCGAGTCCGAACGGGAGACGCTCTCGTCGATCGAGTCCACGCTCGAAGAGATCGACGAACTGGAGGAGAGAATCGACCGCCACCGCGAACGGCGGTCGACACTCGAGGAACTGAACGACGAACGGCGAGAGCGTCTCCGGGAAAAGCGCGAGGCGAGGGACGAACTCCGGGAGTCGTTCGACGACGACCGGGTCGAAGCGGCCAGAGAGAACAAACGAACGGCCGAGGCGTACCTCGAAGAAGCGAAACCCGAACTCGAGGGGCTCGAGGAGACGAGAGACGAACTCCAGAACTCGATCGGCGGCGTAAAAAAGGAGCTGTCGGAACTCGAACGCCTGCGGGAAGAGCGGGACCAGTTGGCCGAACGGGTCGACGCCCTGGAGTCGGTCCACGAGGAGGCCGAGTCGCTCGAACAGCTGTACGGCGATCTCCGTGCGGAGTTGCGCCAGCGGAACGTCGAGACACTCGAGGGGATGCTCAACGAGACGTTCGAACTCGTGTACGGCAACGATGCCTACTCGCACATCGAACTCGACGGCGAGTACGAACTCACAGTGTACCAGAAGGACGGCGAACCGCTCGAGCCCGCACAGCTTTCAGGGGGAGAGCGGGCGCTTTTCAACCTGGCGTTGCGGGTCGCGATCTACCGGCTGTTGTCGGCCGGGATCGAAGGGGCCGCACCGACACCGCCACTCATTCTCGATGAACCGACCGTGTTCCTCGACGCCGGCCACGTTTCCCGGCTGGTCACGCTCGTGGAGGAGATGCGGGAATTCGGGGTCCGCCAGATCGTGATCGTGAGTCACGACGAGGAGCTCGTCGCGGCCGCAGACGACCTGCTCACCGTCGAGAAGGACGCGACGACGAACCGCTCGAGCGTCCGACGCGAGGAGATGCCGGCGATTCCGTCCCTTGCAGGAGACGATTGA
- a CDS encoding TrkH family potassium uptake protein: MRLRVNWRASLGLVGSILKWLALPLSFPLLLAVYYGEPTTPFVVALMVALGVGGGLEQFRGKGNLGGREAFLMVALAWLSVAVVGAIPFLVAGNGVVGQPIDALFEAMSGITTTGATVLEDFSAHSNSMLMWRQVIQWIGGLGILVLALSVLSQLSIGGAQLMETESRTQDVHKLSPHIAETARTLWSLYAGVTALCAASLYGLHLVGMAPNMTPFMALSHAFTGVATAGFSPSPGSLGAFSAAAQWTIIPFMIIGATNFILIYYFVQGDWGRPAENEEFRFYLGVLAGTVVLVVLLLLTDPSISYPFEERLRHATFQVVSIMTTTGFATADFNTWSPAAKHVLFVLMFLGGMAGSTTCSIKLLRWLIVVKALRRDLFTAAHPDAIRPVRLSGQVVDEETIRDTYAFTLLSLLLFFGLAIFVAVDSARIGLGIDEFEALGAAAATFFNIGPAFGIAGPFDNYYPFSDATKVAMILLMWVGRIEIIPVLVLLTRSYWQS, translated from the coding sequence ATGCGACTCCGGGTCAACTGGCGTGCGAGTCTGGGGCTGGTCGGAAGCATCCTCAAGTGGCTCGCGTTGCCGCTTTCGTTCCCCCTCCTCCTCGCCGTGTACTACGGCGAACCGACGACGCCGTTCGTCGTCGCGCTCATGGTCGCACTCGGCGTCGGGGGCGGGCTCGAGCAGTTTCGCGGCAAAGGAAATCTAGGGGGTCGGGAAGCCTTCCTGATGGTCGCGCTGGCGTGGCTTTCGGTGGCCGTCGTCGGGGCGATCCCGTTTCTGGTGGCCGGAAACGGCGTCGTCGGCCAGCCGATCGACGCGCTGTTCGAGGCGATGTCAGGAATCACGACGACCGGCGCGACCGTTCTCGAGGATTTCTCTGCACACTCGAACTCCATGCTGATGTGGCGTCAGGTGATCCAGTGGATCGGTGGGCTCGGAATCCTGGTGCTCGCGCTGTCGGTACTGTCGCAGCTGTCGATCGGTGGGGCTCAGCTGATGGAGACCGAATCACGGACGCAGGACGTTCACAAACTCTCGCCGCATATTGCCGAGACTGCCCGGACGCTGTGGTCGCTGTACGCCGGGGTGACCGCCCTGTGTGCGGCATCGCTGTACGGCCTCCACCTCGTGGGGATGGCGCCGAACATGACACCGTTCATGGCGCTTTCACACGCGTTCACCGGGGTCGCGACCGCCGGCTTCTCACCGTCGCCGGGGAGTCTGGGGGCGTTCTCGGCGGCGGCCCAGTGGACGATCATCCCGTTTATGATCATCGGCGCGACCAACTTCATTCTCATCTACTACTTCGTCCAGGGGGACTGGGGGCGCCCGGCCGAAAACGAGGAATTCCGGTTTTATCTCGGCGTGCTCGCCGGGACGGTGGTGCTTGTCGTGCTGTTGCTGTTGACGGACCCATCCATCTCGTATCCCTTCGAAGAGCGGCTCCGACACGCGACGTTCCAGGTCGTCTCGATCATGACGACGACCGGCTTTGCGACCGCCGACTTCAACACCTGGTCGCCGGCCGCCAAACACGTCCTGTTCGTGTTGATGTTCCTCGGCGGCATGGCCGGATCCACCACCTGTTCGATCAAACTGCTCCGCTGGCTCATCGTCGTCAAGGCGCTCCGTCGGGACCTGTTTACTGCGGCACATCCCGACGCCATCAGACCGGTGCGACTCAGCGGTCAGGTCGTCGACGAGGAGACGATCCGGGACACCTACGCGTTCACCTTGTTGTCCCTCTTGCTCTTTTTCGGACTCGCGATCTTCGTCGCCGTCGACAGCGCCCGGATCGGACTCGGGATCGACGAGTTCGAGGCGCTCGGTGCGGCGGCGGCGACCTTCTTCAACATCGGCCCGGCGTTCGGCATCGCCGGCCCGTTCGACAACTACTACCCGTTTTCGGACGCGACCAAGGTCGCGATGATCCTGTTGATGTGGGTGGGCCGAATCGAAATCATCCCGGTCCTCGTGCTGTTGACCAGATCGTACTGGCAGTCGTAG
- a CDS encoding VOC family protein, producing the protein MDIDVVDMDHVAIRVTDLERSLSFYHDLLGMPVRDRDRYEAGEVPYVAVVAGGRHVHLVPTDQGDEGVEGDERNAGFDVGGEHLCLLVRSDRIDSRSEVEALLAELRERGIEVESGEPRKRYGAYGRAWAAYVRDPDGRRVELKIH; encoded by the coding sequence ATGGACATCGATGTCGTCGACATGGATCACGTCGCGATCCGCGTGACCGATCTGGAACGCTCGCTTTCGTTTTACCACGACCTGCTCGGAATGCCGGTCCGCGACCGGGACCGGTACGAGGCGGGCGAGGTACCGTACGTCGCCGTCGTTGCTGGCGGCCGACACGTCCATCTCGTTCCGACCGACCAAGGTGACGAAGGAGTAGAGGGCGACGAGAGAAACGCAGGATTCGACGTCGGCGGCGAGCACCTCTGTTTGCTCGTGCGCTCCGACCGGATCGACTCCCGGTCGGAGGTCGAAGCATTGCTAGCAGAGCTACGCGAACGAGGGATAGAGGTGGAATCCGGCGAGCCGCGGAAACGATACGGCGCGTACGGCCGGGCGTGGGCCGCGTACGTCCGGGACCCCGACGGACGCCGCGTAGAACTCAAGATCCACTGA
- the gatC gene encoding Asp-tRNA(Asn)/Glu-tRNA(Gln) amidotransferase subunit GatC, whose translation MSEPTVTTDDVEHVAALARVALDEGEPGEFAEQFSEVLEYFDTLDEVPEVDRETELVNVLREDEVEDGLSQEDALANAPESEDGKFKGPRVS comes from the coding sequence ATGAGCGAACCGACGGTTACGACCGACGACGTCGAACACGTCGCCGCACTCGCGCGGGTCGCGCTGGACGAGGGTGAGCCCGGGGAGTTCGCCGAGCAGTTCTCCGAGGTACTCGAGTACTTCGACACGCTGGACGAGGTGCCGGAGGTCGACCGCGAAACGGAACTCGTGAACGTCCTCCGCGAGGACGAAGTCGAAGACGGGCTGTCCCAGGAGGACGCGCTCGCGAACGCACCCGAGTCGGAGGACGGGAAGTTCAAGGGACCGCGGGTGTCGTGA
- the mre11 gene encoding DNA double-strand break repair protein Mre11, with the protein MTPADGSDSPEGTTRVIHTGDTHVGYEQYHSPERRRDFLEAFEQVVDDATEEDVDAVVHAGDLFHDRRPSLPDLLGTLELLRRLDAAEIPFLAVVGNHESTRGGQWLDLFESMDLATRLGEEPVVIGGTAFYGLDHVPESRRDELEYEFEPTDAPHAALVSHGLFTPFAHANWDTETVLSESTVAFDAILLGDNHVPDTATVDGTRVTYCGSTERTSASEESPRGYNLVTFDADTLGPDGVEIRRRTIETRPFVFVEVELADGEGVERVRERVTQHDLEDAVVIVRIEGGGEPVTPASIEEKAQKKGALIVRVTDRREVDPAEEISVSFGDPDEAVRERIREEGFSSAAREFDDVVRTEEIPDSNVRAEVKNRLSDRIESEGLKALTATEPDVPNDGKDGNVNQTDDGKDEHVDRSGDGKEESDATGTDGQRSMEEYL; encoded by the coding sequence ATGACACCGGCTGACGGATCGGACTCACCCGAGGGAACGACGCGGGTGATCCACACCGGCGACACCCACGTCGGCTACGAGCAGTACCACTCCCCCGAGCGACGACGTGACTTCCTCGAGGCGTTCGAGCAGGTCGTCGACGACGCGACCGAGGAGGACGTCGACGCCGTCGTCCACGCCGGCGACCTGTTTCACGACCGTCGGCCGTCGCTGCCGGATCTGCTGGGAACGCTCGAGTTGCTCCGGCGGCTCGACGCGGCCGAGATTCCATTCCTCGCGGTCGTCGGAAACCACGAGTCGACGCGGGGTGGACAGTGGCTGGACCTCTTCGAGAGCATGGATCTCGCGACCAGACTCGGCGAGGAGCCAGTCGTGATCGGCGGAACCGCGTTTTACGGCCTCGATCACGTGCCGGAATCCCGGCGGGACGAACTCGAGTACGAGTTCGAACCCACCGATGCCCCTCACGCCGCGCTCGTGAGCCACGGCCTGTTTACCCCCTTTGCCCACGCGAACTGGGACACCGAAACCGTGCTCTCGGAGTCGACGGTCGCGTTCGACGCGATACTTTTGGGCGACAACCACGTTCCAGACACCGCGACGGTCGACGGAACCCGAGTGACCTACTGCGGTTCGACCGAACGAACCAGCGCGAGCGAGGAGTCTCCCCGGGGCTACAACCTCGTCACCTTCGACGCCGACACCCTGGGGCCGGACGGCGTCGAGATCCGCCGGCGGACGATCGAGACCAGACCGTTCGTGTTCGTCGAGGTCGAACTGGCCGACGGCGAGGGCGTCGAACGTGTTCGCGAACGCGTAACACAGCACGACCTCGAGGACGCCGTCGTGATCGTCCGGATCGAGGGAGGTGGTGAGCCGGTGACGCCGGCGTCCATCGAAGAGAAAGCACAAAAGAAAGGCGCGTTGATCGTGCGGGTAACCGACCGTCGGGAGGTCGACCCGGCGGAGGAGATTTCGGTTTCGTTCGGCGACCCGGACGAGGCGGTTCGGGAACGGATCCGGGAGGAGGGGTTCTCTTCGGCCGCCCGGGAGTTCGACGACGTGGTTCGCACGGAGGAGATTCCGGATTCGAACGTTCGTGCCGAGGTGAAAAACCGACTGTCCGACCGGATCGAATCGGAGGGACTGAAGGCGCTGACGGCGACTGAACCCGATGTACCGAATGACGGCAAGGACGGGAACGTCAACCAGACGGACGACGGCAAGGACGAGCACGTCGACCGGAGCGGAGACGGCAAAGAGGAATCGGACGCAACTGGAACCGACGGACAACGATCAATGGAGGAGTACCTATGA